The Dethiosulfovibrio peptidovorans DSM 11002 nucleotide sequence CTGTCCCCGGAGTATAGGAACGACAGGTGATGGTGAGCGTGTCCCGGGGTTTCTATGGTAAATATATCGGAAAGGGCATAGTTCAGAGATTTCTCCGGTACCGGCAGTGGCTTTCCGTAGGATGTCGCCGTGTCTCCGAGCACCAGAAGGCTTCCCTCCCAAAGTCTTTCGGGATCCACCAGGTGACGATGCCCTCTTTGATGTGCCGTAACAGTCATGTCGGGGTAGAGTCTACACAGATATCCCGCACCTCCTCCGTGGTCGAGGTGTACATGGGTGAGAAGAAGTCTGTTCGGCCGGAGCTTCAACGATCTCAGGGCTCCGTCCAGCACCGGTATGGTGGAGCGGGGGCCGCAGTCCACAACCGATACCGTTTCCTTTGCTCGATCCTCCAGTATCCAGGAACATATGAAGTGTTCGAATCCCTCTATCGGCTGAGGAAGATCCACAAGGTATAAAGACGTGTCGGAGGTCTCTAACACGAGATCGATTTTCATGGCAGCACCTCCTTGGGGTTTGGTATCTAACTTTTTAGATTCTCGATATAAAAATCGCCATTTTTTCCTATCTTGTCGTAGAATGGGTTGACCGAACTGCGAGTCGCATGAAATATGGAGGTAGCAAAGATGACATCTAAAGAACGTTCTGAGCGTATGGGTAGTGACCCGATCTGGCGGCTAATTTTTCAGTTTTCCCTTCCGGCCATAGTGGGAATGGTCGCCAGTGCCCTTTATAACATAGTGGATCGAATGTTCATAGGTCACGCCGTCGGTCCTAACGGGATAGCCGCTATAACCGTGGCTTTCCCGTTTTTCCTTCTCGTCATATCCACCGGTATTCTTATAGGCGTGGGAACCTCGTCTCAGATATCCAGAAGACTTGGGGAAAACGAGCAGGACAGGGCTCAACTTGCCATGGGAAACGGCTTCCTGGCCATCCTGGTGTTCTCGGTGGTTCTCATGGTGCTGGCCTTTTTCTTTATGGAAGAGCTTATGTATCTCTGCGGTGCCAGCGAGACCCTGATGCCTCTGACGCGATCCTATATGTTGGTAATACTTTGGGGCGTCCCCTTCCAGCTGATAAGCTTTTGCTGCAATTACTTCATAAGGGCCGAGGGGCATCCGAGATACGCCATGTGGACCCTTATCCTCGGGGCCTGCGCCAATGTCTTTCTGGACTGGATTTTCATAGTGAAGATGGGCATGGGGGTTAAGGGGGCGGCTCTTGGGACGGTGCTGGCTCAATTGGGAGCCGCCTGCTGGGTGTTGCTGTTTTACCTTAAGGGGATGGGCGAGCTTCGTTTCACCCGAGAGAGCTTTCGTCCCAGAAAGAGGATAATGGCGGAGATGATAGCGGTAGGCTTTTCTCCCTTCATGATGGAGATGTTCTTTGTCTTCGTAATGGTCATATTCAACCGTACCCTGAGCCGTCTGGGAGGGGAGCTGGCGGTCTCCGCCATGGGCATCTTCTTCAGCCTCGACAGCCTGCTGTTTATGCCGGCGGTCGGTATAGGAGAGGCGTCTCAGCCCATAATAGGGTACAACTACGGGGCGGGGAATTTCGACAGAGTTAAGAAGACCGTCAGCATGGCCATGGCGTCCGCGGTGATTTTCTTCCTCTGTTCGTTGATCGTTGCAGAACTTTTCCCGAGGCAGATGGCCATGCTGTTCAACAAGGAGAGCGAGCCTCTACTGGATATGGCTGAGAGGGCCATCCGAATAGGCTATATAGGGGCCCCTCTGGCGGGAGTCGCCATAATATCGGGGTTCGTATTTCAGGCCCTAGGTAAGGCGAAACAGAGCCTCATACTCAATATGTGCCGCCAGGTGATCTTTCTGTTGCCTCCGTTGTTTATACTTCCCCCTCTGTTGGGCGTGGACGGAGTATGGCTTTCCTTCCCGATCGTCGACGTGGGTGGCGGTATACTGGGTTGGTACATGGTCAGAGCGGAGATGCGCCGTTGGGTGAATCCTCCGGATATGGTCGTCAAGGTTTAGATCCCGTCCCGGCATTTCGTGCTTTTGTCCCCTAAAGTTGCTATTATAGAGGACGGGGTTTTTTAAGTCTTATGGAATAGCAGATCAGTTTTTATAGGGGGGAAGCCGATGACTTCGACCGTTTATTTCAGCGATATGAGGAGCAAGACGCCGGAGGACAACAAGGGCAACAAGATACGTCGTCTTCTAGAAGCAGCCGGAGGAAGGACTTTACGAAAAGGGGACCTTACGGCGGTAAAGCTTCATTTCGGCGAGAGGGGATGCGATGGTTTCATACGCCCTATCTTCGTGAGAAAAGCGGTGGACTGGGCCAAGGAAAAGGGGGCTAAGCCCTTTCTTACAGACACGAACACTCTCTACACCGGCAGCAGGAAGAACTCGGTGGACCACCTCCTGACCGCTATAGAGCACGGCTTCGGTTTCGAGGTAACAGGGGCTCCCCTGGTAATAGCCGACGGACTCAGGAGCGGGAACTTTCAGGAGATCCCCGTGAGGGGAGAGGTTTTTTCCTCGGTCAAGATAGCCTCGGACATTCGTTCTTCCGACTCGATGGTAGTACTGTCCCATTTCAAGGGGCACGTCATGGCTGGTTTCGGAGGTGCGGTGAAAAATCTAGCCATGGGATGTGCTCCCGCCGAGGGTAAGAAGGAGCAGCATTCGGCCAGGATGTCGGTGGACGACGAAAAATGCGTGGGATGCGGCCGTTGTTTCAGAAACTGCCCGGTCAAGGCCATCTCCATGACGGGAGGAAAGGCCGTTATAGATAAGGATGTCTGTATCGGCTGCGGCGAATGTCTCACTGTCTGTCCCGCCTCGGCGATCTCCCTGGACTGGAGGACCGACGTAGTCCAGTTTCACCGGAGGATGGCCGAGTACGCTCTGGGAGCCGTGGCGGACAAGGAAACAAAGACGGTTTTTTTGAACTTCATAATGGACGTGACGCCTCAGTGCGATTGCGTCCCTTGGAGCGACGCCTCGGTGGTGCCCGACATAGGACTTGCTGCCTCGACCGATCCCGTAGCTTTGGACAAGGCCTGTCTCGATATGGTGATCTCCAGGGCCGGGACCGATCCCTTCAAGGATCTGTACGATAAGATAGATTCGATGGAGCAGCTTCGTCACGGAGAGGCCGTCGGATTGGGCCATCTGGATTACGTTCTGAGGGAGATGTAGAGCATGAAAGCCTTTTCTTTCACCCTGTCGTTGATACTGTGGGGATACATCATAGCGGTGCTATATGCTCGGTACGTGACCCCTTTTGTATCCGGAACCAGGCGTTCCATAGCCTCCGGGGAATTCGGCGGTACCACTGGCGACGATCTTCAGAGCAAGCTGTTGAGGGTGGGCCTGGACCTGGTGTTTTTCATCGCTCAGGCCTATTTCCTGATGGGATGGTCCGCCTACGCGGTCCTCAAGATAAGGATAATGACCCATCTACCCGACGCGGGCAGTCCGGTGATCTTCTACCTTATAGGGATG carries:
- a CDS encoding MATE family efflux transporter, whose protein sequence is MTSKERSERMGSDPIWRLIFQFSLPAIVGMVASALYNIVDRMFIGHAVGPNGIAAITVAFPFFLLVISTGILIGVGTSSQISRRLGENEQDRAQLAMGNGFLAILVFSVVLMVLAFFFMEELMYLCGASETLMPLTRSYMLVILWGVPFQLISFCCNYFIRAEGHPRYAMWTLILGACANVFLDWIFIVKMGMGVKGAALGTVLAQLGAACWVLLFYLKGMGELRFTRESFRPRKRIMAEMIAVGFSPFMMEMFFVFVMVIFNRTLSRLGGELAVSAMGIFFSLDSLLFMPAVGIGEASQPIIGYNYGAGNFDRVKKTVSMAMASAVIFFLCSLIVAELFPRQMAMLFNKESEPLLDMAERAIRIGYIGAPLAGVAIISGFVFQALGKAKQSLILNMCRQVIFLLPPLFILPPLLGVDGVWLSFPIVDVGGGILGWYMVRAEMRRWVNPPDMVVKV
- a CDS encoding DUF362 domain-containing protein, producing MTSTVYFSDMRSKTPEDNKGNKIRRLLEAAGGRTLRKGDLTAVKLHFGERGCDGFIRPIFVRKAVDWAKEKGAKPFLTDTNTLYTGSRKNSVDHLLTAIEHGFGFEVTGAPLVIADGLRSGNFQEIPVRGEVFSSVKIASDIRSSDSMVVLSHFKGHVMAGFGGAVKNLAMGCAPAEGKKEQHSARMSVDDEKCVGCGRCFRNCPVKAISMTGGKAVIDKDVCIGCGECLTVCPASAISLDWRTDVVQFHRRMAEYALGAVADKETKTVFLNFIMDVTPQCDCVPWSDASVVPDIGLAASTDPVALDKACLDMVISRAGTDPFKDLYDKIDSMEQLRHGEAVGLGHLDYVLREM